One window of the Chryseobacterium camelliae genome contains the following:
- a CDS encoding RsiV family protein, which produces MKNILAAITLAALFSVSACKKSETSGTSSATENSKPGTFRTDSVAINDSVKLADSLTVQYSAKLLVFPSLQDKTLLDSIYFNRKVLKDFSQKGLQAYLEKDKNGYFDKLRKESKEYLSDIRFGEKWYTDTSMHLKSVNNDFMHIQYMWGSYEGGAHDNYGFSERVFDLKNNKKLELKDITTMPAGNLEALLMKNINKINSGTTDNKGQVNNSEMLLVEVIPATDNFYFDDKNLYFHYSPYEIAAFAAGDITIPVSWQELDKTLTPAFRERMKFK; this is translated from the coding sequence ATGAAAAATATACTGGCAGCCATAACATTGGCTGCTCTATTTTCGGTTTCAGCGTGCAAAAAAAGCGAAACCTCAGGGACCTCCTCTGCAACAGAAAATTCCAAACCGGGCACGTTCAGGACAGATTCTGTAGCCATCAATGATTCCGTAAAGCTTGCGGATTCCCTGACTGTGCAGTATTCTGCTAAACTTCTGGTATTTCCTTCCTTACAGGATAAGACCTTGCTCGACAGTATCTATTTCAACAGAAAGGTGCTCAAAGATTTTTCTCAGAAAGGCCTTCAGGCTTATCTTGAAAAGGATAAGAATGGGTATTTCGATAAATTAAGGAAAGAAAGTAAAGAATACCTGTCGGATATCAGGTTCGGAGAGAAGTGGTATACGGATACATCCATGCACCTGAAATCCGTTAATAATGATTTCATGCATATCCAATATATGTGGGGGTCGTATGAAGGCGGTGCCCATGACAATTATGGTTTTTCAGAACGCGTTTTCGACCTTAAAAACAATAAAAAACTGGAGCTTAAGGATATTACCACCATGCCGGCAGGTAATCTTGAAGCTTTGCTGATGAAAAACATCAACAAAATCAACAGCGGAACCACAGACAATAAAGGGCAGGTGAACAATTCGGAGATGCTCCTCGTAGAGGTAATTCCTGCCACGGATAATTTTTATTTTGATGACAAAAACCTGTATTTCCATTACAGCCCGTATGAAATTGCAGCTTTTGCAGCCGGAGATATTACCATTCCGGTTTCCTGGCAGGAACTGGACAAAACTCTTACTCCTGCTTTCAGGGAAAGGATGAAATTTAAATGA
- a CDS encoding DUF3857 domain-containing protein has translation MMKIFCIGALSIASLHFAQNYPASAIPEPLKKNANLVIRKDLTTLQINSVDEIRYQYQKVRTVMNKDGKDQATPVIAYQKGDQISDVKVTIYDEAGKKIKSYSKSDFGDFANTPDGIFYSDDRFMSLPYTPTQYPYTIEFSYQLKDQNTVFIQDFVPFSITNTSVESKELRVINNSGIELKTKTYPSKYNYAAVTESGSSTDKVYSFKDVPAVDGTFLMPQPDKILPKVSFALTRFNLMGKQGSISSWKDFGTWYYNSILQPVSTITPAVKAEVAALHLQGTTEEKVKKLYQYMQSKTRYIAVALGIGGWQPMQPEEVSKKGYGDCKGLTNYMKVLLDEAGIPSNYCVINSGDSQLTFDPEFPKMGGNHAILMVPTEKGSIWLENTSQMMAFNHLSTSTTDRNVLSIGKNGIELISTPVYSPEQNNEKQVLKIRINEDNSITGEGQFSYTGNQYDYNVAFTGLSPKERNEAIRDRLSVLSFDKIEMKNVINDRDNAVARYELDFKAGNYSKTAGNSMLFRAVPIFTNVIYKNDEARELPFELQQSFQDDYEITFTVPAQYKLDEVPENVSFNSEFGSYQLNFVRNGTELKVNRSIRINKGIYPKEKYNEYINFRKKTLKNDNSKILISKA, from the coding sequence ATGATGAAAATATTTTGTATCGGAGCGCTTTCTATTGCTTCTTTACATTTCGCTCAGAATTATCCCGCTTCAGCCATTCCTGAACCTTTAAAAAAAAATGCCAACCTGGTCATCCGTAAAGACCTGACCACCCTCCAGATCAACAGCGTGGATGAAATCCGGTACCAGTACCAGAAAGTAAGAACGGTGATGAATAAGGATGGTAAAGACCAGGCCACTCCTGTCATTGCCTATCAGAAAGGAGACCAGATTTCAGATGTTAAAGTAACGATCTATGATGAAGCCGGCAAGAAAATAAAATCATACTCTAAATCAGACTTTGGCGATTTTGCCAATACTCCCGACGGGATTTTCTACTCGGATGACCGTTTCATGTCACTGCCCTATACTCCGACACAATATCCTTATACCATAGAGTTTTCTTATCAGCTCAAAGACCAGAATACGGTTTTCATTCAGGATTTTGTCCCGTTTTCCATCACCAATACTTCGGTGGAAAGCAAAGAGCTGAGAGTCATCAACAATTCAGGGATAGAGCTTAAAACCAAAACCTATCCTTCAAAATACAATTATGCTGCGGTAACTGAAAGCGGAAGCAGTACAGATAAAGTCTATTCTTTTAAAGATGTCCCTGCGGTTGACGGTACTTTTTTAATGCCGCAGCCGGACAAAATTTTACCTAAGGTAAGCTTTGCCCTGACGAGGTTCAACCTGATGGGAAAACAGGGAAGCATCAGCAGCTGGAAAGATTTCGGGACTTGGTATTATAACAGCATCCTGCAGCCCGTTTCCACAATAACGCCTGCCGTTAAGGCTGAAGTGGCAGCATTGCATTTACAGGGCACTACAGAGGAGAAAGTAAAAAAACTGTATCAGTACATGCAGTCTAAAACACGGTATATTGCGGTCGCTTTAGGGATTGGAGGATGGCAGCCGATGCAGCCTGAAGAAGTATCCAAAAAAGGCTATGGTGATTGTAAAGGTCTTACGAATTACATGAAAGTATTGCTGGATGAGGCCGGGATCCCTTCAAATTACTGCGTGATCAACTCTGGAGACTCCCAGTTGACCTTTGATCCGGAATTCCCGAAAATGGGCGGAAACCACGCCATCCTTATGGTGCCTACTGAAAAGGGAAGCATCTGGCTGGAAAATACAAGCCAGATGATGGCATTCAATCATTTAAGCACATCCACAACAGACAGGAATGTGCTTTCAATCGGTAAGAATGGCATCGAGCTGATCAGCACGCCGGTGTATTCACCGGAGCAAAACAATGAAAAGCAGGTGCTGAAGATCAGGATCAACGAGGATAACAGCATTACCGGGGAAGGCCAATTCTCCTACACCGGCAATCAGTATGATTACAATGTCGCTTTCACCGGCCTTTCGCCGAAAGAGCGTAATGAAGCCATCAGGGACAGGCTGAGTGTTCTTAGTTTCGATAAAATTGAAATGAAGAACGTCATCAATGACAGGGATAATGCCGTTGCCCGGTACGAACTTGATTTCAAAGCAGGCAATTATTCCAAAACGGCCGGAAACAGCATGCTGTTCAGGGCAGTTCCTATTTTTACCAATGTCATCTATAAAAATGATGAAGCCAGAGAGCTCCCTTTTGAGCTTCAGCAGTCGTTTCAGGATGATTATGAGATTACATTTACGGTTCCTGCACAGTATAAGCTGGATGAAGTTCCTGAAAATGTCAGCTTCAATTCAGAATTTGGGAGTTACCAGCTGAATTTCGTGCGGAATGGTACCGAGCTTAAGGTGAACAGGAGCATCAGGATCAATAAAGGCATTTACCCGAAAGAAAAGTACAATGAGTACATCAACTTCAGGAAGAAAACATTAAAAAATGATAATTCAAAAATTCTAATTTCAAAAGCATAA
- a CDS encoding dicarboxylate/amino acid:cation symporter: MKTKKFYRQIYFQVVVAIIAGILLGRFYPELGEKMKPLGDGFIRLVKMIIAPVIFITLTLGIAHMTDLKKVGRIAMKAMIYFITFSTLALIIGLVVGNLLQPGHGLNVNPATLSGDVSQYQQKAHESTLTGFIMNIIPETLFSPLVGENILQVLLVAILMGVALVLTKEKSAKVTEFLQDLSAPVFKIVHMLMKLAPIGAFGAMAFTIGKYGLHSVLNLIFLVGTFYITSILFIVIVLGSVALYNGFNIFKLMYFLKEELLLVLGTSSSESALPGIMEKLEKAGCSKAIVGLVVPTGYSFNLDGTNIYMTLASLFIAQALNIHLPLEKQLLLLLVAMLSSKGAAGVTGAGFVTLAATLAVVPEIPLAGMTLILGIDKFMSECRALTNVIGNSVATVVVANWEKQLDKEWLQYCLDHPDEVEKKLEI; the protein is encoded by the coding sequence TTGAAGACGAAGAAATTTTACCGGCAGATCTATTTCCAGGTTGTTGTCGCCATCATTGCAGGAATTCTTTTAGGGAGGTTTTACCCGGAACTGGGTGAAAAAATGAAGCCTTTGGGCGACGGTTTCATCCGGCTGGTGAAAATGATCATTGCTCCGGTGATTTTCATTACCCTTACCCTCGGGATTGCGCATATGACCGATCTTAAGAAAGTCGGGAGAATTGCCATGAAAGCAATGATCTATTTCATTACATTCTCAACCCTGGCACTGATCATCGGACTTGTCGTGGGCAACCTGCTGCAGCCGGGACATGGACTGAATGTTAATCCGGCCACACTTTCCGGGGATGTTTCACAGTACCAGCAGAAGGCACACGAATCTACTCTCACGGGTTTCATCATGAATATTATCCCGGAAACCCTGTTTAGTCCGCTGGTTGGTGAAAACATACTGCAGGTCCTTTTGGTAGCCATCCTTATGGGTGTGGCCCTGGTCCTGACGAAAGAAAAAAGCGCTAAAGTCACTGAATTCCTTCAGGACCTGTCTGCTCCGGTCTTCAAGATCGTGCATATGCTGATGAAGCTTGCGCCTATCGGGGCTTTCGGAGCTATGGCGTTCACCATTGGGAAATATGGTCTTCATTCTGTGCTGAACCTTATTTTCCTGGTGGGCACATTCTACATTACTTCCATCCTGTTTATAGTGATCGTGCTGGGTTCGGTCGCCCTTTATAACGGCTTTAATATCTTTAAGCTGATGTATTTCCTTAAAGAGGAGCTTTTGCTGGTGCTGGGAACCAGCTCTTCAGAATCCGCTTTGCCGGGAATCATGGAGAAACTGGAAAAAGCAGGCTGTTCGAAAGCTATTGTAGGGCTGGTTGTTCCTACCGGCTATTCCTTCAACCTGGATGGCACCAATATCTATATGACGCTGGCCTCCCTGTTTATTGCCCAAGCACTGAACATCCACCTGCCATTGGAAAAACAATTGCTGCTGCTTCTGGTAGCGATGCTCAGCTCAAAAGGCGCAGCAGGCGTAACAGGAGCCGGATTCGTTACCTTAGCGGCAACGCTAGCCGTTGTGCCTGAAATTCCCCTGGCAGGAATGACCCTGATCCTGGGCATCGATAAATTTATGAGCGAATGCAGAGCGCTGACGAATGTGATCGGAAATTCCGTAGCGACGGTTGTCGTAGCTAATTGGGAAAAACAGCTTGATAAAGAGTGGCTGCAGTATTGTCTGGATCACCCGGATGAAGTTGAGAAAAAACTGGAAATCTAA
- a CDS encoding SAM-dependent methyltransferase, whose product MEITLQPVATVKNSRTELIDDNWETIIAEIELADHIPTEAFNSISSFSHLEIIYYFDKVEKEDIVFSGHPRGNVNYPMTGIFGQRKKDRPNTIGLATVELLEHNNRTIKVKFLDAIDGTPVLDIKPVFKEFQPKTEIKQPIWVADLMKNYWK is encoded by the coding sequence ATGGAAATTACACTTCAGCCTGTAGCAACGGTAAAAAATTCCAGGACGGAACTAATCGATGACAATTGGGAAACCATCATTGCAGAAATTGAATTGGCAGACCATATTCCTACGGAAGCTTTTAACAGCATTTCAAGCTTTTCCCATCTGGAAATTATTTATTATTTTGATAAGGTAGAAAAAGAAGATATCGTTTTTTCAGGCCATCCGAGAGGTAATGTAAATTATCCGATGACAGGTATTTTCGGGCAGCGTAAAAAGGACAGACCGAACACAATAGGGCTTGCAACAGTGGAATTACTGGAACACAATAATAGAACTATCAAAGTAAAGTTTCTTGATGCTATTGACGGAACGCCTGTACTTGATATTAAACCTGTATTTAAGGAATTCCAGCCAAAAACAGAGATCAAACAGCCTATATGGGTAGCGGATCTTATGAAAAACTACTGGAAATAG
- a CDS encoding diacylglycerol/lipid kinase family protein, with protein sequence MENVAFIINPFSAKGNYQPFLNALKAKVKDPLYYISDSIAGTHDFIQEHFSHVDIFVAVGGDGTISTVAQYLIGTSRILGIFPAGSGNGFSNETNFGKNLDELIGKLQAGKSRKIDTFTVNDRLSINVSGTGFDGKVVKEFEKTTRGFTNYIKVSMKTFFSYKPIKVKFFDEKYRQYNGKYLMLNIANTRQFGNKAYIAPQASKSDGLVDMVLVKKFPFTYSPLFAFRMFTKKLRNDDYITYIPVSEIEFKVNTKNWHLDGEFNKIKSPVHVKVQPASLNILI encoded by the coding sequence ATGGAAAATGTCGCTTTCATCATCAATCCTTTTTCAGCCAAAGGAAATTACCAGCCGTTTCTCAATGCGCTGAAAGCTAAGGTTAAAGATCCCTTATACTATATTTCAGATTCCATTGCCGGGACCCATGATTTTATACAGGAACACTTCAGCCATGTGGATATTTTTGTCGCGGTAGGAGGGGACGGGACTATTTCCACCGTAGCACAGTACCTGATCGGTACTTCCAGGATCCTCGGAATTTTTCCTGCCGGTTCCGGAAACGGATTTTCAAATGAGACCAATTTCGGGAAAAACCTGGATGAGCTCATCGGTAAACTGCAGGCCGGGAAATCAAGGAAGATCGATACTTTTACGGTAAATGACAGGCTTTCCATCAATGTTTCTGGGACCGGCTTTGACGGAAAGGTGGTGAAGGAGTTTGAAAAAACCACGCGCGGCTTTACAAATTATATTAAAGTTTCCATGAAGACATTTTTCAGCTACAAGCCGATCAAGGTTAAATTTTTCGATGAGAAATACCGGCAGTACAACGGTAAGTACCTGATGCTGAACATTGCCAATACCCGACAGTTCGGGAATAAGGCCTATATTGCCCCGCAGGCAAGCAAAAGTGACGGGCTCGTGGATATGGTGCTGGTAAAAAAGTTTCCGTTCACCTATTCGCCGCTGTTTGCGTTCAGGATGTTTACCAAGAAGCTTAGGAATGATGATTATATTACCTATATTCCCGTTTCCGAGATCGAATTTAAGGTGAATACCAAAAACTGGCACCTGGACGGGGAATTCAACAAAATAAAATCTCCGGTACATGTGAAGGTCCAGCCGGCCAGCCTGAATATCCTGATCTGA
- a CDS encoding transglutaminase-like domain-containing protein, whose amino-acid sequence MKRILWAALGSLTMTYVQAQKHEFLNPPKFNDADLSKPKSLLDENAPVEVLYRSAHYKMDSRTGYLSKSYFYRVKIYRKDKAEDWLNLEIPLYQGNGGSQETISRIKAFTYNLDNGVKVETKVENNSKYKSKENKNVTVTKFAFPNVKDGSVIEYQYTVESPFAYAIPEFLIETDTPTLYTEYVLDNPINMSYNVNYTGSLNPKYREIADKNLYGMDYKTYRFAYENLKPFKVEKFVKNDHNYRTKVSAELHSTNFSELKLYSSSWDQIRQRLYDDEDFGGELKKSRFAKDNMPAGVAGMKNELDKANAIFSYVQKTFTWNNKRGIYTEDGLKKMLETKTGNAAEINLFLVMLMREAGIKADPVLISTINNGMINLVSPNVANMNLVIAAIEVNGAIHVYDATTKQSSVDQLPPRDWNEYGVLMAKDNVKQIRMINAKPSFTYLTTNAKINTDGSISGNYTDRDTGTYAMYAKENYDDNQEKYKKQYKENFAIDFTGITSQVLENGDFESSMSFSSENLIDKVGKKIIINPLLFMNKNSNEFDQTDERKYQIDFISPFTKVKKITLEIPEGYAIEEMPKNKKIVTQDKEIEYSYTAEQKGNMLEVTSVMTVKSADYPKEYYSAFKQIWGTASKSENQVISLIRKS is encoded by the coding sequence ATGAAAAGAATACTGTGGGCGGCATTAGGCTCCCTTACGATGACCTACGTTCAGGCTCAGAAACATGAGTTCCTTAATCCTCCGAAATTCAATGATGCGGACCTGTCCAAACCCAAATCCCTGCTGGATGAGAATGCACCGGTGGAAGTATTGTACCGTTCTGCGCATTATAAGATGGATTCCCGTACCGGATATCTTTCCAAAAGTTATTTTTACCGGGTGAAAATTTACCGGAAAGATAAGGCTGAAGACTGGCTGAACCTTGAAATTCCTCTGTATCAGGGTAATGGAGGCAGCCAGGAAACCATCAGTAGGATCAAAGCATTCACCTATAACCTGGATAATGGAGTAAAGGTAGAGACTAAGGTGGAAAACAACTCCAAGTACAAAAGCAAGGAGAACAAAAATGTAACGGTAACAAAATTTGCATTTCCTAATGTAAAGGACGGCTCTGTCATCGAATACCAGTATACGGTGGAATCGCCGTTCGCCTATGCTATACCTGAATTCCTGATTGAGACGGATACACCTACCCTCTATACGGAATATGTACTGGACAATCCTATCAATATGTCCTATAATGTGAATTATACCGGGTCACTCAATCCAAAATACAGGGAAATCGCAGATAAAAACTTATACGGGATGGATTATAAGACGTACCGTTTCGCCTACGAGAACCTGAAGCCCTTCAAGGTGGAAAAATTCGTTAAAAACGACCATAATTACAGGACAAAAGTCAGCGCAGAGCTGCATTCCACCAATTTCAGCGAGCTTAAACTCTACTCTTCTTCATGGGATCAGATCCGGCAGAGGCTGTACGATGATGAGGACTTCGGCGGCGAGCTGAAAAAAAGCAGGTTTGCCAAAGATAATATGCCCGCCGGAGTGGCAGGCATGAAAAATGAGCTTGACAAGGCCAATGCCATATTCAGCTATGTACAGAAAACCTTTACCTGGAACAACAAACGGGGCATCTATACGGAAGACGGACTGAAAAAGATGCTGGAAACAAAGACCGGGAACGCTGCGGAAATCAACCTGTTCCTGGTGATGCTGATGCGCGAAGCCGGCATCAAAGCTGATCCTGTACTGATTTCCACCATCAATAACGGTATGATCAACCTGGTTTCTCCCAATGTCGCCAATATGAACCTGGTTATTGCAGCCATTGAGGTGAACGGAGCCATACATGTCTACGACGCTACCACGAAGCAATCATCCGTAGACCAGCTTCCGCCGAGAGACTGGAATGAATACGGTGTACTGATGGCCAAAGATAACGTAAAGCAGATCCGGATGATCAATGCCAAGCCAAGCTTTACCTATCTGACCACCAATGCAAAAATTAATACGGACGGAAGCATTTCAGGGAATTATACGGACAGGGATACAGGGACTTATGCCATGTATGCCAAAGAAAATTACGATGACAATCAGGAAAAGTACAAAAAGCAGTACAAGGAAAATTTTGCGATAGATTTCACAGGCATTACCTCTCAGGTATTGGAAAACGGTGATTTTGAAAGCAGCATGAGCTTTTCATCCGAGAACCTGATTGATAAAGTGGGCAAGAAAATCATCATTAACCCGTTGCTGTTCATGAATAAAAATTCAAATGAATTTGACCAGACCGATGAAAGGAAATACCAGATTGATTTTATTTCCCCGTTTACCAAAGTGAAGAAAATTACCTTGGAAATCCCGGAAGGGTATGCCATCGAGGAAATGCCGAAAAATAAGAAGATCGTCACTCAGGACAAGGAAATAGAATACAGCTATACAGCGGAGCAGAAAGGAAACATGCTGGAAGTAACGTCGGTGATGACGGTTAAGAGCGCAGACTATCCTAAAGAATATTATTCTGCATTCAAACAGATCTGGGGAACAGCTTCGAAAAGCGAAAACCAGGTTATCAGCCTGATCCGGAAATCATAA
- a CDS encoding VOC family protein, protein MHQYIRQLLCVTGILLMSCTKNNHKMIKENNPVVYFEIPVTDLERARKFYSHVFGFRFEKEMIDDYEMLLFPFEETGSGISGALAKGDVYQPTRKGVILYFRTQDIDLTLEKVLEKGGKILYPKTVNRKHGFAVAEFEDSEGNRIALHQTL, encoded by the coding sequence ATGCATCAATACATCAGGCAGCTGTTATGCGTGACCGGTATCCTGCTTATGTCCTGTACAAAAAACAACCATAAGATGATAAAAGAAAACAATCCGGTGGTCTATTTTGAAATTCCTGTCACAGACCTGGAAAGGGCCCGGAAATTTTACAGCCATGTATTTGGTTTCAGGTTTGAAAAAGAAATGATTGATGACTATGAAATGCTGCTGTTCCCGTTTGAAGAAACCGGCAGCGGGATTTCCGGGGCATTGGCAAAAGGCGATGTCTACCAGCCGACCCGAAAGGGTGTTATCCTTTATTTCAGGACCCAAGACATTGATCTTACATTAGAAAAAGTCCTGGAGAAAGGAGGGAAGATCCTTTATCCTAAAACCGTTAATAGAAAACATGGTTTTGCCGTCGCAGAATTTGAAGACAGCGAAGGAAACCGCATTGCCCTTCATCAGACCCTATAA
- a CDS encoding GNAT family N-acetyltransferase, protein MKNIALYKDQFCISTDKSRLDIDAVHEFLSTKAYWCLNIPKAKVQAAIQNSMCFGVYLNEKQIGFARIISDFSTIAYLGDVYILEEYRGNGLSKWLMETIMNHPDLQGLRRWILLTGDAHGLYRQFGWTDIADPTKWMELHNKNVYSE, encoded by the coding sequence ATGAAAAATATAGCCCTATATAAAGACCAGTTTTGTATTTCTACAGATAAATCAAGGCTGGATATTGACGCTGTACATGAGTTTCTATCAACCAAAGCATATTGGTGCTTAAATATTCCTAAAGCAAAAGTACAGGCTGCCATACAAAACTCCATGTGCTTCGGAGTTTATCTGAATGAAAAACAAATAGGTTTTGCCCGGATTATCTCTGATTTTTCTACTATTGCCTATTTAGGTGATGTATATATCCTGGAAGAATATCGAGGAAACGGACTTTCTAAATGGTTAATGGAAACAATTATGAATCATCCTGATTTACAAGGCCTGAGAAGATGGATTTTACTTACCGGAGATGCACACGGGCTGTACCGACAATTTGGATGGACCGATATTGCAGATCCTACTAAATGGATGGAACTGCACAACAAAAATGTTTACAGTGAATAA